AAGCAGAGTAATTCTTCTTAATATATATCcttctttgaaattttcatgGGCACATATAATTTAAGTGTACTGGTTGAGCATCTTTAGTCCAAAAAATCCAGAATCCACAATGCTCCAGAATTTGAAACTTTTCAAGCATGGacatgatgccacaagtggaaaattccacatgtGACCTCATCAGATGGGTTGCAGTAAAAATGTAGGCACACCCagaatattgtataaaattcCCTCCAGCCTATGCATACTAGATATATATGGaacacaaatgaattttatgtttagatttgGGTCTCCTCCCCCAAGAGATCTCATTTCGTATATGCAAGATTCCAAAATATGGAAATAAGTAGAATTGGAAGCATTTCTATTCTTAAGTATTTCAGATAGGGATATTCAATCTGTATAGTGCCAGTAAGACATAAAAGACCTTTGGCTTTGCTTGGCTTTACAGGAGATGTTACAATTGAAAATGAATTGATCGGAACTCTTAGAAGGTCAGGGATGTTGACAGGAATATAAAAGTCTGTGATAACTCTTCAGATATAAAAGCAACAAAGCAGAATTAATTGACCGTCACTTCTGAGTTTAAAACTAACCCAGATTTTTCAGTGTCATTTAGTATGTTTCAAGCCAACTTACTGGAATACAGAGTGGCAGGTATTGACTGGAATTCTGAGCTACTACAGAATCAAAAGGCAATTCAACTCTAgtgattttgcttttttctctcccaacagtgccatcttgtcttcctattttttaaatgagcatttgAACATTCATGGGAAAATTGGCTGCATATTAAGTATATTGGGGTCAACTGTGATGGTTATCCATGCCCCACAAGAAGAGGAAGTCACTTCTTTgcatgaaatggaaatgaaattgaGAGATCCAGGTCTGTGATTCAGCATAAAGAAACACTTAAAGTCTGctcccttttccttcttcatCAAATGATATTTGTAACAATATTATAATAGGCTTCCTACAAGTCTTCATGTGGGTTGTGAAGTACAAAAAATTTTGCTTGTTACAAGTCTTCTGAAAGGAACACAGTTCATTTTTGTATTCATTCTTCCCCTTTATacaatgaaaaagagagagaggaagagtagGGGCAAAAGATTTATCGTTAAACTCAAAGTTTTGCCATTTCTTACCcatataaaaatcaaagagaCCATACTTGCCCTACCTCACAGTGTTATCGGTGAGATTcaaatgatatatttataaaagtcctttataaaataatgtgaacAATGCAATTAGATGCtacttttaatttaatctcacttctatttctaaaatatctatGCTCTCAAATTCGGGACTAACAAGAAAGACCATAGATTCTGTTAAATTTTCTGAAGTCTAATTCTGTTCTCTTCCTGACAggatttgtttcctttgctgtgatcATAACTGTGATCGCCTTGGTGCTGATTTTGATTGTGGCCCCCAGGAAAGGACAGACCAATATATTGGTCTATATATCAGTCTGTTCTTTGATTGGAGCATTTTCAGTTTCTTCTGTCAAGGGCCTGGGAATTGCCATCAAAGAACTACTAGAATGGAAGCCAGTTTACAAGAATCCCCTGGTCTTTGTTTTGCTGGCTGTACTTGTGCTTTCAGTAACTACACAGATTAACTATCTCAACAAAGCACTGGATACTTTTAACACGTCTCTGGTGACCCCCATCTATTATGTCTTCTTCACCTCCATGGTAGTGACTTGCTCCGCCATCTTATTCCAGGAGTGGTATGGCATGAATGCTGGAGATATCATCGGGACCCTGAGTGGGTTCTTCACCATTATCAATGGCATTTTCCTTCTACATGCTTTCAAAAATACTGACATTACCTGGAGTGAACTGACATCCTCTGCTAAGAAAGACATTCTTTCTCCAAATGGCAACGAGAGCAGTTACGTTTTACTAGAGAACTTAGAAAGTTCGACCCCAGGATATGATGATGATGTCACCTTATTTAGCAAGACTGAAGATCAGAGTCCCCATAAAACCTAAATTGTAACCAACATCAGATACtcgaagaggagaaagaagatttATTCTCTCGAAAGGACTTCAGGGAAAGTTAGTGTTTCTAAAGTTCTGGTACCTTAGATGTAAGTCCAACTTCCATGAAATTTGAAAGTCAAGACCTGATATTCCTCCCAAGGATTTCTGCATGTTTTCACTGCTGAA
This genomic interval from Ictidomys tridecemlineatus isolate mIctTri1 chromosome 9, mIctTri1.hap1, whole genome shotgun sequence contains the following:
- the Nipal1 gene encoding magnesium transporter NIPA3, coding for MGAQVRLPSGEPCQEGYVLSVVCQNSSQSWCEITNVSQLQASSILDGNLNSSTTNWSISANVENKYNLYVGLLLAICSSIFIGSSFILKKKGLLQLANKGVTRAGQGGHSYLKEWVWWAGLLSMGAGEAANFAAYAFAPATLVTPLGALSVLISAILSSYFLNEHLNIHGKIGCILSILGSTVMVIHAPQEEEVTSLHEMEMKLRDPGFVSFAVIITVIALVLILIVAPRKGQTNILVYISVCSLIGAFSVSSVKGLGIAIKELLEWKPVYKNPLVFVLLAVLVLSVTTQINYLNKALDTFNTSLVTPIYYVFFTSMVVTCSAILFQEWYGMNAGDIIGTLSGFFTIINGIFLLHAFKNTDITWSELTSSAKKDILSPNGNESSYVLLENLESSTPGYDDDVTLFSKTEDQSPHKT